One Amaranthus tricolor cultivar Red isolate AtriRed21 chromosome 10, ASM2621246v1, whole genome shotgun sequence genomic window carries:
- the LOC130825969 gene encoding uncharacterized protein LOC130825969 isoform X6, translating into MPISLHLQFPFFVSSEFRRHRSILIPKLSLPLRPLLPSANFRVFTSNLGKLHTQNSKLCCFCKTNLQVDKVDAVEVIDRPPFDINLAVILAGFAFEAYTTPPDNVGRREVDAAGCMTVYLSESFVREIYDGQMCIQLKKGFDFPAMDPWGTSDPYVVIEYDGQVVKSKTKWGTKDPTWNEEFNINIKLPPNAMLQVAAWDANLVTPHKRMGNAGFDLNALCDGDAHELLVELEGMGGGGKLQFEVKYRSFGEIDEDRKWWKIPFVSEFFSNNGFDSAVKMLSGSESVPVSEFVQNTFSQLKSLNDSYLQKDQRPSTIKLEIDDGFNDSSVDSDASLSTINSSEGSSNDPKLNEGIDENECSSNDTSDTTQSNMQFWKSFADVISQNLVQKLGIPVPEKMKWDAFDVIKNIGFQSQQVAEAGYIESGLATPEKDPNNDSAAEPSPLNISKLQSTLPDLKKVTEDILKQTDYFGFQSQWVAEDGNIEPEVAMPEKEPNNNSGTESSSLSISKIQVSLPDIRKATDDILKQTDSIFSALMVLSAAGSQSKKESLNGEHSDNIEDSSSKDDGDVVTYMRSDELAELNETRAQEMRALFSTAESAMEAWAMLASALGKPSLIRSEFEKICFLDNSTTDTQVAIWRDSTRKRLVVAFRGTEQSRWKDLRTDLMLAPAGLNPERIGGDFKEEVQVHSGFLSAYDSVRTRIMSLIKKAIDFIDDAEQSHPKWQIYCTGHSLGGALATLLALELSSTQLAKSGAISVTMYNFGSPRVGNKRFAQVYNEIQRLT; encoded by the exons ATGCCCATTTCTCTTCACCTTCAATTTCCATTCTTTGTCTCATCGGAATTCCGCCGCCATCGCTCAATCTTAATCCCCAAACTATCTCTTCCTCTTCGACCTCTCCTTCCTTCCGccaattttagggtttttacttCCAATTTGGGGAAATTACATACTCAAAATAGTAAACTTTGTTGTTTCTGTAAAACTAATTTGCAGGTCGATAAGGTTGATGCTGTGGAAGTGATTGATCGTCCCCCTTTTGATATTAATCTTGCTGTCATTTTAGCTGGTTTTGCTTTCGAAGCTTATACTACTCCTCCT GATAATGTCGGACGACGAGAAGTGGATGCTGCGGGTTGTATGACGGTTTATCTTTCTGA ATCATTTGTTCGAGAAATTTATGATGGACAAATGTGCATACAGTTGAAGAAAGGCTTTGATTTCCCAGCCATGGATCCATGG ggAACAAGTGATCCATATGTTGTGATAGAGTATGATGGTCAAGTTGTCAAGAGCAAAACAAAATGGGG GACAAAAGATCCTACATGGAATGAGGAGTTCAATATCAATATAAAGCTGCCACCCAATGCAATGCTTCAG GTGGCAGCTTGGGATGCAAATCTTGTCACACCACATAAGCGCATGGGAAATGCAGGCTTTGACTTGAATGCCTTATGTGATG GAGATGCACATGAGTTGCTGGTGGAATTGGAAGGCATGGGAGGTGGTGGAAAGTTACAATTTGAG GTCAAATATAGGAGTTTTGGAGAAATTGACGAAGATAGAAAATGGTGGAAGATACCCTTTGTTTCTGAATTCTTTAGCAATAATGGATTTGATTCTGCTGTGAAAATGCTTTCTGGATCTGAAAGTGTGCCTGTTAGCGAATTTGTGCAAAACACCTTCAGTCAGTTAAAATCATTAAATGATTCATATCTTCAAAAAGATCAGCGTCCTAGTACAATTAAGCTTGAGATAGATGATGGGTTTAATGACTCTTCGGTGGATTCTGATGCATCATTGTCAACAATCAACTCCTCAGAAGGATCCTCGAATGATCCAAAACTTAATGAGGGAATTGATGAAAATGAATGTTCATCAAATGACACGAGTGACACTACACAATCAAACATGCAATTTTGGAAGAGCTTTGCTGATGTTATCAGTCAAAATCTGGTTCAGAAATTGGGGATCCCCGTTCCCGAGAAAATGAAGTGGGATGCTTTTGACGTGATAAAAAATATTGGTTTTCAGTCACAGCAGGTGGCAGAAGCTGGGTATATAGAATCAGGACTTGCCACTCCAGAAAAGGACCCTAACAATGATAGTGCTGCAGAACCTAGCCCCCTTAACATCAGCAAACTTCAGTCTACACTTCCTGATCTTAAGAAGGTGACTGAGGACATACTGAAGCAAACTGATTATTTTGGCTTTCAGTCACAGTGGGTGGCAGAAGATGGTAATATTGAACCTGAAGTTGCAATGCCAGAAAAGGAACCCAACAATAATAGTGGTACAGAATCTAGCTCCCTTAGCATCAGCAAAATTCAGGTTTCACTTCCTGATATCAGGAAAGCAACTGATGACATATTGAAACAAACGGATTCTATTTTCAGTGCTCTGATGGTTCTATCTGCGGCTGGTTCTCAATCAAAGAAGGAATCCCTGAATGGTGAACATTCTGATAACATAGAAGACAGTTCATCAAaagatgatggtgatgttgttACATATATGAGGAGTGATGAACTTGCTGAATTGAATGAAACAAGAGCTCAAGAGATGAGAGCCCTTTTTTCAACTGCTGAAAGCGCCATGGAGGCTTGGGCTATGCTTGCCTCTGCATTGGGAAAGCCAAGTTTAATTAGATCGGAGTTTGAGAAGATATGTTTCTTGGATAATTCGACTACAGATACTCAG GTAGCAATTTGGCGGGATTCCACAAGAAAGCGATTAGTTGTTGCATTCAGGGGCACTGAACAA TCAAGATGGAAGGATTTGCGGACGGATTTGATGCTAGCTCCTGCTGG ATTAAATCCTGAGAGAATTGGTGGAGACTTCAAGGAAGAAGTTCAA GTTCACAGTGGTTTTTTGAGTGCATATGATTCCGTAAGGACAAGGATTATGTCTCTAATCAAGAAAGCTATTGATTTCAT AGATGATGCAGAACAGTCACACCCGAAATGGCAAATTTATTGCACTGGCCATAGCCTTGGTGGTGCATTGGCAACATTGCTTGCGCTTGAGCTTTCTTCAACGCAGCTAGCAAA GAGTGGAGCTATATCTGTGACTATGTATAACTTTGGATCGCCTAGAGTTGGAAATAAGAGATTTGCTCAAGTTTACAATGAG ATCCAAAGGTTGACATAG
- the LOC130825969 gene encoding uncharacterized protein LOC130825969 isoform X5 produces MPISLHLQFPFFVSSEFRRHRSILIPKLSLPLRPLLPSANFRVFTSNLGKLHTQNSKLCCFCKTNLQVDKVDAVEVIDRPPFDINLAVILAGFAFEAYTTPPDNVGRREVDAAGCMTVYLSESFVREIYDGQMCIQLKKGFDFPAMDPWGTSDPYVVIEYDGQVVKSKTKWGTKDPTWNEEFNINIKLPPNAMLQVAAWDANLVTPHKRMGNAGFDLNALCDGDAHELLVELEGMGGGGKLQFEVKYRSFGEIDEDRKWWKIPFVSEFFSNNGFDSAVKMLSGSESVPVSEFVQNTFSQLKSLNDSYLQKDQRPSTIKLEIDDGFNDSSVDSDASLSTINSSEGSSNDPKLNEGIDENECSSNDTSDTTQSNMQFWKSFADVISQNLVQKLGIPVPEKMKWDAFDVIKNIGFQSQQVAEAGYIESGLATPEKDPNNDSAAEPSPLNISKLQSTLPDLKKVTEDILKQTDYFGFQSQWVAEDGNIEPEVAMPEKEPNNNSGTESSSLSISKIQVSLPDIRKATDDILKQTDSIFSALMVLSAAGSQSKKESLNGEHSDNIEDSSSKDDGDVVTYMRSDELAELNETRAQEMRALFSTAESAMEAWAMLASALGKPSLIRSEFEKICFLDNSTTDTQVAIWRDSTRKRLVVAFRGTEQSRWKDLRTDLMLAPAGLNPERIGGDFKEEVQVHSGFLSAYDSVRTRIMSLIKKAIDFIDDAEQSHPKWQIYCTGHSLGGALATLLALELSSTQLAKSGAISVTMYNFGSPRVGNKRFAQVYNEDQLSIDQGTLV; encoded by the exons ATGCCCATTTCTCTTCACCTTCAATTTCCATTCTTTGTCTCATCGGAATTCCGCCGCCATCGCTCAATCTTAATCCCCAAACTATCTCTTCCTCTTCGACCTCTCCTTCCTTCCGccaattttagggtttttacttCCAATTTGGGGAAATTACATACTCAAAATAGTAAACTTTGTTGTTTCTGTAAAACTAATTTGCAGGTCGATAAGGTTGATGCTGTGGAAGTGATTGATCGTCCCCCTTTTGATATTAATCTTGCTGTCATTTTAGCTGGTTTTGCTTTCGAAGCTTATACTACTCCTCCT GATAATGTCGGACGACGAGAAGTGGATGCTGCGGGTTGTATGACGGTTTATCTTTCTGA ATCATTTGTTCGAGAAATTTATGATGGACAAATGTGCATACAGTTGAAGAAAGGCTTTGATTTCCCAGCCATGGATCCATGG ggAACAAGTGATCCATATGTTGTGATAGAGTATGATGGTCAAGTTGTCAAGAGCAAAACAAAATGGGG GACAAAAGATCCTACATGGAATGAGGAGTTCAATATCAATATAAAGCTGCCACCCAATGCAATGCTTCAG GTGGCAGCTTGGGATGCAAATCTTGTCACACCACATAAGCGCATGGGAAATGCAGGCTTTGACTTGAATGCCTTATGTGATG GAGATGCACATGAGTTGCTGGTGGAATTGGAAGGCATGGGAGGTGGTGGAAAGTTACAATTTGAG GTCAAATATAGGAGTTTTGGAGAAATTGACGAAGATAGAAAATGGTGGAAGATACCCTTTGTTTCTGAATTCTTTAGCAATAATGGATTTGATTCTGCTGTGAAAATGCTTTCTGGATCTGAAAGTGTGCCTGTTAGCGAATTTGTGCAAAACACCTTCAGTCAGTTAAAATCATTAAATGATTCATATCTTCAAAAAGATCAGCGTCCTAGTACAATTAAGCTTGAGATAGATGATGGGTTTAATGACTCTTCGGTGGATTCTGATGCATCATTGTCAACAATCAACTCCTCAGAAGGATCCTCGAATGATCCAAAACTTAATGAGGGAATTGATGAAAATGAATGTTCATCAAATGACACGAGTGACACTACACAATCAAACATGCAATTTTGGAAGAGCTTTGCTGATGTTATCAGTCAAAATCTGGTTCAGAAATTGGGGATCCCCGTTCCCGAGAAAATGAAGTGGGATGCTTTTGACGTGATAAAAAATATTGGTTTTCAGTCACAGCAGGTGGCAGAAGCTGGGTATATAGAATCAGGACTTGCCACTCCAGAAAAGGACCCTAACAATGATAGTGCTGCAGAACCTAGCCCCCTTAACATCAGCAAACTTCAGTCTACACTTCCTGATCTTAAGAAGGTGACTGAGGACATACTGAAGCAAACTGATTATTTTGGCTTTCAGTCACAGTGGGTGGCAGAAGATGGTAATATTGAACCTGAAGTTGCAATGCCAGAAAAGGAACCCAACAATAATAGTGGTACAGAATCTAGCTCCCTTAGCATCAGCAAAATTCAGGTTTCACTTCCTGATATCAGGAAAGCAACTGATGACATATTGAAACAAACGGATTCTATTTTCAGTGCTCTGATGGTTCTATCTGCGGCTGGTTCTCAATCAAAGAAGGAATCCCTGAATGGTGAACATTCTGATAACATAGAAGACAGTTCATCAAaagatgatggtgatgttgttACATATATGAGGAGTGATGAACTTGCTGAATTGAATGAAACAAGAGCTCAAGAGATGAGAGCCCTTTTTTCAACTGCTGAAAGCGCCATGGAGGCTTGGGCTATGCTTGCCTCTGCATTGGGAAAGCCAAGTTTAATTAGATCGGAGTTTGAGAAGATATGTTTCTTGGATAATTCGACTACAGATACTCAG GTAGCAATTTGGCGGGATTCCACAAGAAAGCGATTAGTTGTTGCATTCAGGGGCACTGAACAA TCAAGATGGAAGGATTTGCGGACGGATTTGATGCTAGCTCCTGCTGG ATTAAATCCTGAGAGAATTGGTGGAGACTTCAAGGAAGAAGTTCAA GTTCACAGTGGTTTTTTGAGTGCATATGATTCCGTAAGGACAAGGATTATGTCTCTAATCAAGAAAGCTATTGATTTCAT AGATGATGCAGAACAGTCACACCCGAAATGGCAAATTTATTGCACTGGCCATAGCCTTGGTGGTGCATTGGCAACATTGCTTGCGCTTGAGCTTTCTTCAACGCAGCTAGCAAA GAGTGGAGCTATATCTGTGACTATGTATAACTTTGGATCGCCTAGAGTTGGAAATAAGAGATTTGCTCAAGTTTACAATGAG GATCAGCTATCAATTGACCAAGGAACGCTCGTTTGA
- the LOC130825969 gene encoding uncharacterized protein LOC130825969 isoform X7, whose translation MPISLHLQFPFFVSSEFRRHRSILIPKLSLPLRPLLPSANFRVFTSNLGKLHTQNSKLCCFCKTNLQVDKVDAVEVIDRPPFDINLAVILAGFAFEAYTTPPDNVGRREVDAAGCMTVYLSESFVREIYDGQMCIQLKKGFDFPAMDPWGTSDPYVVIEYDGQVVKSKTKWGTKDPTWNEEFNINIKLPPNAMLQVAAWDANLVTPHKRMGNAGFDLNALCDGDAHELLVELEGMGGGGKLQFEVKYRSFGEIDEDRKWWKIPFVSEFFSNNGFDSAVKMLSGSESVPVSEFVQNTFSQLKSLNDSYLQKDQRPSTIKLEIDDGFNDSSVDSDASLSTINSSEGSSNDPKLNEGIDENECSSNDTSDTTQSNMQFWKSFADVISQNLVQKLGIPVPEKMKWDAFDVIKNIGFQSQQVAEAGYIESGLATPEKDPNNDSAAEPSPLNISKLQSTLPDLKKVTEDILKQTDYFGFQSQWVAEDGNIEPEVAMPEKEPNNNSGTESSSLSISKIQVSLPDIRKATDDILKQTDSIFSALMVLSAAGSQSKKESLNGEHSDNIEDSSSKDDGDVVTYMRSDELAELNETRAQEMRALFSTAESAMEAWAMLASALGKPSLIRSEFEKICFLDNSTTDTQVAIWRDSTRKRLVVAFRGTEQSRWKDLRTDLMLAPAGLNPERIGGDFKEEVQVHSGFLSAYDSVRTRIMSLIKKAIDFIDDAEQSHPKWQIYCTGHSLGGALATLLALELSSTQLAKSGAISVTMYNFGSPRVGNKRFAQVYNE comes from the exons ATGCCCATTTCTCTTCACCTTCAATTTCCATTCTTTGTCTCATCGGAATTCCGCCGCCATCGCTCAATCTTAATCCCCAAACTATCTCTTCCTCTTCGACCTCTCCTTCCTTCCGccaattttagggtttttacttCCAATTTGGGGAAATTACATACTCAAAATAGTAAACTTTGTTGTTTCTGTAAAACTAATTTGCAGGTCGATAAGGTTGATGCTGTGGAAGTGATTGATCGTCCCCCTTTTGATATTAATCTTGCTGTCATTTTAGCTGGTTTTGCTTTCGAAGCTTATACTACTCCTCCT GATAATGTCGGACGACGAGAAGTGGATGCTGCGGGTTGTATGACGGTTTATCTTTCTGA ATCATTTGTTCGAGAAATTTATGATGGACAAATGTGCATACAGTTGAAGAAAGGCTTTGATTTCCCAGCCATGGATCCATGG ggAACAAGTGATCCATATGTTGTGATAGAGTATGATGGTCAAGTTGTCAAGAGCAAAACAAAATGGGG GACAAAAGATCCTACATGGAATGAGGAGTTCAATATCAATATAAAGCTGCCACCCAATGCAATGCTTCAG GTGGCAGCTTGGGATGCAAATCTTGTCACACCACATAAGCGCATGGGAAATGCAGGCTTTGACTTGAATGCCTTATGTGATG GAGATGCACATGAGTTGCTGGTGGAATTGGAAGGCATGGGAGGTGGTGGAAAGTTACAATTTGAG GTCAAATATAGGAGTTTTGGAGAAATTGACGAAGATAGAAAATGGTGGAAGATACCCTTTGTTTCTGAATTCTTTAGCAATAATGGATTTGATTCTGCTGTGAAAATGCTTTCTGGATCTGAAAGTGTGCCTGTTAGCGAATTTGTGCAAAACACCTTCAGTCAGTTAAAATCATTAAATGATTCATATCTTCAAAAAGATCAGCGTCCTAGTACAATTAAGCTTGAGATAGATGATGGGTTTAATGACTCTTCGGTGGATTCTGATGCATCATTGTCAACAATCAACTCCTCAGAAGGATCCTCGAATGATCCAAAACTTAATGAGGGAATTGATGAAAATGAATGTTCATCAAATGACACGAGTGACACTACACAATCAAACATGCAATTTTGGAAGAGCTTTGCTGATGTTATCAGTCAAAATCTGGTTCAGAAATTGGGGATCCCCGTTCCCGAGAAAATGAAGTGGGATGCTTTTGACGTGATAAAAAATATTGGTTTTCAGTCACAGCAGGTGGCAGAAGCTGGGTATATAGAATCAGGACTTGCCACTCCAGAAAAGGACCCTAACAATGATAGTGCTGCAGAACCTAGCCCCCTTAACATCAGCAAACTTCAGTCTACACTTCCTGATCTTAAGAAGGTGACTGAGGACATACTGAAGCAAACTGATTATTTTGGCTTTCAGTCACAGTGGGTGGCAGAAGATGGTAATATTGAACCTGAAGTTGCAATGCCAGAAAAGGAACCCAACAATAATAGTGGTACAGAATCTAGCTCCCTTAGCATCAGCAAAATTCAGGTTTCACTTCCTGATATCAGGAAAGCAACTGATGACATATTGAAACAAACGGATTCTATTTTCAGTGCTCTGATGGTTCTATCTGCGGCTGGTTCTCAATCAAAGAAGGAATCCCTGAATGGTGAACATTCTGATAACATAGAAGACAGTTCATCAAaagatgatggtgatgttgttACATATATGAGGAGTGATGAACTTGCTGAATTGAATGAAACAAGAGCTCAAGAGATGAGAGCCCTTTTTTCAACTGCTGAAAGCGCCATGGAGGCTTGGGCTATGCTTGCCTCTGCATTGGGAAAGCCAAGTTTAATTAGATCGGAGTTTGAGAAGATATGTTTCTTGGATAATTCGACTACAGATACTCAG GTAGCAATTTGGCGGGATTCCACAAGAAAGCGATTAGTTGTTGCATTCAGGGGCACTGAACAA TCAAGATGGAAGGATTTGCGGACGGATTTGATGCTAGCTCCTGCTGG ATTAAATCCTGAGAGAATTGGTGGAGACTTCAAGGAAGAAGTTCAA GTTCACAGTGGTTTTTTGAGTGCATATGATTCCGTAAGGACAAGGATTATGTCTCTAATCAAGAAAGCTATTGATTTCAT AGATGATGCAGAACAGTCACACCCGAAATGGCAAATTTATTGCACTGGCCATAGCCTTGGTGGTGCATTGGCAACATTGCTTGCGCTTGAGCTTTCTTCAACGCAGCTAGCAAA GAGTGGAGCTATATCTGTGACTATGTATAACTTTGGATCGCCTAGAGTTGGAAATAAGAGATTTGCTCAAGTTTACAATGAG TGA